In Paroedura picta isolate Pp20150507F chromosome 1, Ppicta_v3.0, whole genome shotgun sequence, the following are encoded in one genomic region:
- the ODC1 gene encoding ornithine decarboxylase encodes MNGFSSEESNFTFLDEGFAAKDIVDQKINEVSSSDDKDAFYIADLGDILKKHLRWYKALPRVSPFYAVKCNDSIAVVKTLAALGAGFDCASKTEIQLVQSVGVPPERIIYANPCKQVSQIKHAANNGVQMMTFDSEVELMKVARAHPKSKLVLRIATDDSKAVCRLSVKFGATLKTSRLLLERAKELDIDVIGVSFHVGSGCTDPETFVQAISDARCVFDMGAELGFSMHLLDIGGGFPGSEDVKLKFEEITNVINPALDKYFPSDSGVRIIAEPGRYYVASAFTLAVNIIAKKVVIKEQTGSDDEEERNDKTLMYYVNDGVYGSFNCILYDHAHVKPVLQKRPKPDERYYSCSIWGPTCDGLDRIVERCGMPELQVGDWMLFENMGAYTVAAASTFNGFQRPTIHYVMSRPAWQLMEQIKEQGFQAEVEEQDVTLPLSCAWESGIEHHPATCASASINV; translated from the exons atGAACGGCTTCAGCAGCGAAGAGTCCAACTTTACTTTCCTTGACGAAGGCTTTGCTGCGAAAGACATTGTAGACCAAAAAATAAATGAAGTTTCTTCCTCT GATGATAAAGATGCATTCTATATCGCTGACCTTGGGGACATTCTCAAGAAGCATTTGCGGTGGTACAAAGCTCTTCCCAGGGTGTCCCCCTTCTATGCAGTCAAATGTAATGACAGCATAGCTGTCGTGAAGACTCTGGCAGCTCTCGGGGCTGGGTTTGACTGCGCCAGTAAA ACTGaaatacagctggtccagagtgtTGGCGTACCCCCTGAGCGTATAATCTATGCAAATCCATGCAAGCAAGTCTCCCAGATTAAGCATGCGGCTAATAACGGTGTGCAGATGATGACGTTTGATAGTGAAGTTGAGCTAATGAAAGTTGCAAGAGcccacccaaaatcaaa GCTGGTCCTGCGCATTGCGACGGATGATTCAAAAGCAGTTTGCCGTCTGAGCGTGAAATTTGGAGCCACACTCAAAACCAGCAGGCTGCTGCTTGAGCGAGCGAAAGAACTGGATATTGATGTGATTGGGGTCAG TTTCCATGTTGGAAGTGGCTGCACAGATCCTGAGACTTTTGTGCAGGCTATTTCTGATGCCCGCTGTGTCTTCGATATGGGA GCTGAACTTGGTTTCTCTATGCACCTTCTTGATATTGGTGGCGGCTTTCCTGGTTCCGAAGATGTGAAGCTTAAGTTTGAAGAG ataacaAATGTCATCAACCCTGCACTGGACAAATATTTTCCTTCTGATTCTGGAGTGAGAATTATTGCAGAGCCTGGCAGATACTACGTCGCATCAGCTTTCACACTGGCTGTTAACATCATTGCAAAAAAAGTCGTAATAAAGGAGCAGACTGGTTCTGACG ATGAAGAAGAGCGTAACGACAAAACTCTTATGTATTATGTAAACGATGGAGTATATGGATCTTTTAACTGTATCCTATATGATCATGCGCACGTCAAGCCAGTTTTGCAAAAG AGGCCCAAGCCAGATGAGAGATACTATTCCTGCAGCATATGGGGGCCAACGTGCGACGGTTTAGATCGCATAGTCGAGCGCTGCGGCATGCCGGAATTGCAGGTCGGGGACTGGATGTTGTTTGAAAACATGGGGGCTTACACCGTGGCGGCGGCTTCGACTTTCAATGGATTCCAGAGGCCAACAATACATTATGTAATGTCCAGGCCGGCATG GCAACTGATGGAGCAGATAAAAGAGCAAGGCTTTCAAGCAGAAGTGGAAGAACAGGATGTCACTTTGCCGCTGTCCTGTGCTTGGGAAAGTGGAATTGAGCACCATCCAGCAACTTGTGCCTCTGCAAGCATTAATGTATAG